From Acidothermus cellulolyticus 11B, a single genomic window includes:
- a CDS encoding RluA family pseudouridine synthase — MTDESFDDRLLPVPEGLDGERVDVAIARLLGLSRTRVADLIAAGQVRVDGVVPAKSARLAAGSWLEVRVPRPGPPRPPVIPTPVADMAVVYDDPDIVVVDKPAGVAAHPSPGWEGATVLGALLAAGYRVATSGAAERQGIVHRLDVGTSGLMVVAKSERAYSTLKRAFREREVHKIYHALVQGHPDPVRGTIDAPIDRHPVHEFRFAVVAGGKPSVTHYTTLEALPAASLLEIELETGRTHQIRVHMAAIRHPCVGDLMYGADPTFAARLGLDRQWLHAVRLRFTHPILGSPIELTSSYPPDLDRALRIVRQAA, encoded by the coding sequence GTGACCGACGAATCGTTTGATGACCGTCTGCTGCCGGTCCCGGAGGGGTTGGACGGCGAGCGGGTGGACGTCGCCATCGCGCGGCTGCTCGGCTTGTCGCGGACTCGAGTCGCCGATTTGATCGCCGCGGGTCAGGTTCGGGTCGACGGCGTCGTCCCGGCGAAGTCCGCTCGGCTTGCCGCAGGGTCGTGGCTCGAGGTCCGCGTGCCCCGTCCCGGACCGCCGCGCCCGCCGGTGATCCCGACACCGGTGGCGGACATGGCGGTCGTGTACGACGATCCGGACATCGTCGTCGTGGACAAACCCGCCGGGGTCGCGGCGCACCCCAGTCCCGGCTGGGAGGGTGCGACGGTCCTCGGAGCGCTCCTTGCCGCCGGGTATCGGGTCGCTACTTCCGGGGCGGCCGAGCGGCAAGGCATCGTCCACCGGTTGGACGTCGGCACCAGCGGGCTCATGGTGGTCGCCAAGAGCGAGCGGGCGTATTCGACACTCAAACGCGCATTCCGGGAACGCGAGGTGCACAAGATTTACCACGCGCTCGTGCAGGGACACCCGGATCCGGTGCGCGGCACCATCGACGCCCCGATCGACCGGCATCCGGTGCACGAGTTCCGGTTCGCGGTCGTCGCCGGCGGAAAGCCGAGCGTCACGCATTACACGACCCTTGAGGCCCTGCCGGCCGCGAGCCTGCTGGAGATCGAACTCGAGACCGGGCGGACCCATCAGATCCGGGTGCACATGGCGGCGATCCGGCATCCGTGCGTCGGTGACCTCATGTACGGCGCTGACCCCACGTTCGCGGCCCGGCTGGGCCTGGACCGCCAGTGGTTGCATGCGGTCCGCTTGCGCTTCACGCACCCGATCCTCGGCAGCCCGATCGAACTCACCTCGTCGTACCCACCGGATTTGGATCGGGCACTGCGGATCGTGCGTCAGGCAGCGTGA
- a CDS encoding ACT domain-containing protein has protein sequence MTVRRIDYYYVTVPDAPGEGRRVFSSLAERGVNLLAVLAFPVGDGKSQVDLVPEDPAALESAAGQAGLELSPRKHAFLVQDDDRVGAMAEVAGKLADAGINVTAAAAVAAGNGRYGMLLWVSPADYETAATVLGA, from the coding sequence ATGACGGTTCGACGCATCGACTACTACTACGTGACGGTTCCCGACGCTCCGGGCGAAGGACGCCGGGTGTTCTCCTCCCTCGCCGAGCGGGGCGTCAACCTCCTCGCCGTCCTGGCGTTTCCCGTGGGTGACGGGAAGTCGCAGGTCGATCTCGTTCCCGAGGATCCGGCGGCGCTGGAGTCCGCGGCGGGTCAGGCAGGTCTGGAGCTGAGTCCGCGCAAGCATGCGTTCCTCGTGCAGGACGACGACCGGGTCGGCGCGATGGCAGAGGTGGCCGGGAAGCTGGCGGACGCCGGGATCAACGTGACGGCGGCGGCTGCGGTAGCAGCCGGCAACGGTCGGTACGGCATGTTGCTCTGGGTATCGCCCGCCGACTACGAGACGGCGGCGACGGTTCTCGGCGCGTAA
- a CDS encoding secondary thiamine-phosphate synthase enzyme YjbQ — MESIEIPVATGSTLVSDVTDEVERFCAGRGDGLVHVFVPHATCGVALMETGSGSEHDLAAVVDRLLPRDGRYRHAHGSPGHGRDHLLPVFVSPSLVLPVLGGRLALGTWQRVVLVDTNVDNPRRRVRLSFLSG, encoded by the coding sequence ATGGAGAGCATCGAGATTCCGGTAGCGACGGGCAGCACGCTGGTCAGCGATGTCACCGACGAGGTTGAGCGGTTCTGCGCGGGCCGCGGTGACGGCCTGGTGCACGTCTTCGTCCCGCACGCCACGTGCGGCGTTGCGCTGATGGAGACCGGCTCCGGCAGCGAGCACGATCTTGCGGCGGTCGTCGATCGGCTGTTGCCGCGCGACGGCCGGTATCGCCACGCGCACGGCTCCCCGGGACACGGTCGCGATCACCTGCTGCCTGTCTTCGTCTCGCCGTCCCTCGTGCTGCCGGTTCTCGGCGGACGGCTGGCTCTCGGCACGTGGCAACGCGTCGTCCTCGTGGACACCAACGTGGACAACCCGCGCCGCCGGGTTCGGCTCTCGTTTCTCTCCGGTTGA
- the bioB gene encoding biotin synthase BioB, protein MTDVLASAERVLRDGIGLTEPELRAVLDVDDDSLPRLLDLAHRVRRRWCGPGVEIEGIVSVKTGGCPEDCHFCSQSGRFDSPVRSAWLDIPNLVTAAEQTAATGATEFCIVAAVRGPDDRLMRQVRAAVRAIREAVDINISCSLGILTPDQAAELAEIGVHRYNHNLETARSYFPSVVTTHTWEERWQTLQLVRAAGMEVCCGGILGMGESLDQRAEFAAQLADLDPDEVPLNFLDPRPGTPFADLPVVSVAEALRAAAMFRLALPRTILRFAGGREITLGDAGTRDALRGGVNGLIVGNYLTTLGRDPAADLALLAELGEPIRRSELQALSQAL, encoded by the coding sequence GTGACCGACGTCCTGGCCAGCGCCGAACGAGTGCTCCGCGACGGTATCGGGTTGACCGAGCCCGAGCTCCGCGCGGTTCTCGATGTGGACGACGACTCTCTGCCGCGCCTTCTCGACCTGGCGCACCGGGTGCGGCGCCGCTGGTGCGGTCCTGGTGTGGAGATCGAGGGGATCGTCTCGGTCAAGACCGGCGGTTGCCCGGAGGACTGCCACTTCTGCTCCCAGTCGGGCCGCTTCGACTCGCCGGTCCGCAGTGCGTGGCTGGACATCCCGAACCTGGTAACAGCCGCGGAGCAGACGGCGGCGACCGGGGCGACGGAGTTCTGCATCGTCGCGGCCGTGCGGGGTCCTGACGACCGGCTGATGCGCCAGGTCCGCGCCGCAGTCCGGGCGATCCGTGAAGCCGTGGACATCAACATCTCGTGCTCGCTCGGCATCCTCACGCCGGACCAAGCCGCGGAGCTAGCTGAGATCGGCGTCCATCGCTACAACCACAACCTCGAGACCGCCCGCTCCTACTTCCCGTCCGTGGTCACCACGCACACCTGGGAGGAGCGGTGGCAGACACTGCAGCTGGTTCGAGCCGCGGGGATGGAGGTCTGCTGCGGCGGCATCCTCGGCATGGGCGAATCGCTGGACCAACGCGCGGAATTCGCCGCCCAGCTTGCGGACCTTGACCCGGACGAGGTGCCGCTCAACTTCCTCGACCCGCGCCCGGGTACCCCCTTCGCGGACTTGCCGGTGGTGTCGGTGGCGGAGGCCTTGCGGGCAGCGGCGATGTTCCGCCTTGCCTTGCCGCGGACCATCCTTCGGTTCGCCGGCGGCCGGGAGATCACCCTAGGCGACGCCGGCACGCGGGATGCCCTGCGCGGCGGCGTGAACGGACTGATCGTGGGGAATTACTTGACGACCCTCGGCCGTGATCCCGCCGCCGATCTTGCCTTGCTCGCCGAGCTTGGCGAACCCATCCGTCGTTCCGAACTGCAGGCACTCTCGCAAGCCTTGTGA